The Bombus terrestris chromosome 16, iyBomTerr1.2, whole genome shotgun sequence genome includes a region encoding these proteins:
- the LOC100646969 gene encoding dual specificity protein phosphatase Mpk3: MPGGNIMEEDLVDPEWLFRHLRSPDGPNKLLILDCRAHSDFSEAHIRGSVPLAIPSIMLRRLAAGKVDLLSTIRCLDLRNRVEVFLCGDENSRGTFILIGDSTDPAGHQGETIQVLSRRLRSSGGYVAILMDGFGAFRDRYPEWCEGSQASGEGPPGQDSNDGELMGLRSLRISTPPTRSYSDSDSDSTCDSVGPEEDKDFPVEILPHLYLGNAANSEDREALARHRIQYILNVTPDLPNVFESAGSIKYMQIPISDHWSQNLASFFPQAIQFIEEARSSDKGVLVHCLAGVSRSVTITVAYLMHKCSLSLNDAFNLVRSRKSNVAPNFHFMEQLHSFEKELRDRGDRSSRGNDQRCIGACRPGGPCNCPAPSFLSPIDLGLSPDSGIEFDRWASSTPAE, from the exons ATGCCAGGTGGAAATATTATGGAAGAAGATCTGGTGGATCCTGAATGGCTATTCAGGCATCTTAGGTCACCGGATGGTCCAAACAAACTTCTCATCTTAGATTGTAGAGCACATTCTGATTTCTCTGAAGCTCATATTAGAGGCTCTGTACCCTTAGCTATACCTAGCATCATGTTAAGACGGCTGGCAGCTGGTAAAGTTGATCTGCTGTCAACAATAAGGTGCTTAGATCTAAGAAACAGAGTGGAGGTGTTTTTGTGTGGTGATGAGAATAGTAGAGGGACATTTATACTGATTGGTGACTCTACAGACCCTGCAGGACATCAGGGTGAAACAATTCAAGTTTTAAGTCGGAGACTTAGAAGTAGTGGAGGATATGTTGCTATTTTAATGG ATGGTTTTGGAGCATTCAGAGATAGATACCCTGAATGGTGTGAGGGTAGTCAAGCCAGTGGTGAAGGTCCCCCAGGTCAGGATTCTAATGACGGTGAATTAATGGGTCTCAGGTCCCTTCGAATTTCCACACCACCTACAAGATCATATTCAGATTCTGATAGCGATAGCACGTGTGATTCTGTTG GACCTGAGGAGGATAAAGATTTTCCAGTTGAAATTTTACCCCATTTGTACCTTGGAAACGCAGCGAATAGCGAGGACAGGGAAGCCTTGGCGCGTCATAGAATACAGTACATTCTGAACGTAACCCCAGATTTGCCAAATGTATTTGAAAGCGCTGGTTCGATAAAATACATGCAAATACCCATAAGTGATCACTGGAGCCAGAATTTAGCTAGTTTCTTTCCACAAGCAATTCAATTCATTG AGGAGGCTCGAAGTTCAGACAAAGGAGTGCTGGTTCACTGTCTGGCCGGAGTGTCTCGGTCCGTCACTATCACTGTAGCCTACCTTATGCACAAGTGCAGTCTCAGCTTAAACGATGCCTTTAACCTGGTGCGTAGCCGAAAATCTAATGTGGCTCCGAATTTCCATTTTATGGAGCAATTGCACAGTTTTGAGAAAGAACTAAGGGATAGAGGTGACAGAAGTAGCAGGGGGAACGATCAGAGGTGTATCGGAGCGTGTCGGCCTGGAGGACCATGTAATTGTCCAGCTCCCAGCTTCCTTAGTCCCATAGATCTGGGCCTTAGCCCGGATTCTGGAATAGAATTCGACAGGTGGGCATCAAGTACGCCGGCAGAATGA
- the LOC100645851 gene encoding phospholipase A-2-activating protein, with product MSLLRALHDYQSAMAKPCYKLRTSLFGHTSDVRAIATFADGTIVSTSRDETARIWKSCGNNKNYEHTGTLEGHSNFVTSVCVINPSEQNPIGFIITGSHDKTIRIYVSHQTEPINIIKSHQDTVCKLTTGTKEGTFLSSSWDMSAKLWSLSDLSKPQLNLLGHTAAVWCVADLSSGSIVTGSADKLVIIWASDGSVQHKLTGHTDCVRDISVISSNEVLSCANDATVRHWNVSLGTCLGTYCGHENYIYSILALENGTSIFTCGEDRTLRIWHNTELSQTITLPTQSVWCLASLPNGDIVTGSSDGVVRIFTCNPEEYADSEALQEFEQQVANVKLNAQQELGGIKVKDLPDAKTLLQPGQRDGQTKIVNDGDAIRAYSWSQNEQKWIKIGNVMGASGGSVATSGKQLYNGIEYDYVFSVDIQDGVPPLKLPYNNDQDPWHVAQKFLHDNSLSQLFLDQVANFIIKNSQSAPVMKTDAQYADPFTGGSRYIPQSTANTTSQESTRPDTPNSSDTTAPSYIPHTKYLKLEQANLSQILEKLKELNGKQSDPLKVSSDKLESLVKLAGDQAPEQLKTDTLNILKTLLNWPDDVLFPVLDITRLAVLCREVNDVLCTEELLQIVKKHIESNALPSNQMLTFRLLANMFSHERGEKLCLNSKDEILKLLSELESLTNKNNQVAISTYILNLTVALNKYNDTLGKTQCLNAMFSVLPRLNEPEAVFRTLVAMGTLLSTTSNSEDQNNLIKAVRQSEVALNILQTMSEIRVPTNKLANCSKQIISLII from the exons ATGTCCTTGCTGCGTGCCCTGCACGACTATCAAAGTGCTATGGCCAAACCGTGTTACAAGCTGAGAACTTCTCTCTTCGGACACACATCCGACGTGAGAGCTATAGCGACTTTCGCTGACGGAACTATAGTTTCTACTTCGAGGGATGAGACTGCACGTATTTGGAAATCATGCGG gaataataaaaattatgaacacACTGGAACTTTGGAAGGACACTCCAACTTTGTCACTTCTGTGTGCGTTATAAATCCTTCAGAGCAAAATCCCATAGGTTTTATTATCACTGGTAGTCATGATAAAACCATACGTATCTATGTTTCACACCAAACAGAGCCCATAAACATTATAAAAAGTCACCAGGATACTGTTTGTAAATTAACAACTGGTACAAAAGAAGGAACATTCTTGTCAAGTTCCTGGGACATGAGTGCAAAATTGTGGAGCCTGAGTGACTTAAGTAAACCACAATTAAACTTGCTAGGTCATACAGCTGCTGTATGGTGTGTAGCAGACTTGTCAAGTGGATCTATTGTAACTGGATCAGCAGATAAGCTTGTTATAATATGGGCAAGTGATGGTTCAGTACAACACAAATTAACTGGACATACAGATTGTGTTCGTGATATTTCTGTAATAAGTAGCAATGAAGTTTTATCTTGTGCCAATGATGCCACTGTACGTCATTGGAACGTGTCTCTTGGAACTTGTTTAGGAACTTATTGTGGACATGAGAATTATATCTATAGCATTTTAGCCTTAGAAAATGGTACAAGTATATTTACTTGTGGCGAAGATCGGACACTTAGGATATGGCATAATACAGAACTAAGTCAAACCATTACTTTACCCACCCAATCTGTGTGGTGTTTGGCTTCACTTCCTAATGGTGATATAGTTACTGGAAGTTCTGATGGAGTTGTTAGGATATTTACATGTAATCCTGAAGAATATGCAGACTCAGAGGCATTGCAAGAATTTGAGCAGCAAGTAGCCAATGTTAAGCTTAATGCTCAACAAGAGCTAGGTGGGATCAAAGTTAAGGA TTTACCAGACGCAAAAACCTTGCTACAACCTGGCCAAAGAGACGGTCAAACCAAAATAGTAAACGATGGAGATGCTATAAGAGCATATAGCTGGTcacaaaatgaacaaaaatggaTAAAGATCGGTAACGTCATGGGCGCTTCGGGTGGTAGCGTAGCTACATCTGGAAAACAGCTTTATAATGGCATAGAGTATGATTATGTGTTCTCTGTAGACATACAGGATGGTGTTCCTCCATTAAAATTGCCCTATAATAATGATCAGGATCCTTGGCACGTTGCGCAGAAGTTCCTTCACGATAACAGTCTTAGTCAATTATTTCTAGATCAG gttgcaaattttataataaaaaattctcaaTCTGCACCAGTTATGAAAACTGATGCTCAATATGCTGATCCTTTCACAGGAGGCAGTAGATACATTCCTCAATCAACAGCAAATACAACATCACAAGAATCTACCAGACCAGACACACCAAACTCCTCAGACACAACCGCACCGTCTTATATTCCTCATACAAAATACTTGAAACTGGAACAGGCTAATCTTTCTCAAATTTTAG AGAAACTAAAAGAATTAAATGGCAAACAAAGTGATCCTCTCAAGGTGTCAAGTGACAAATTGGAGTCCTTGGTGAAACTTGCTGGAGACCAAGCTCCTGAACAATTGAAAACTGATACATTGAACATTTTGAAGACACTCTTGAATTGGCCAGACGATGTATTGTTTCCTGTACTCGACATTACTAGGCTCGCAGTACTCTGTAGAGAAGTAAATGATGTACTATGTACAGAGGAGCTTCTACAGATTGTAAAGAAGCATATCGAATCTAACGCGCTTCCTTCCAACCAAATGCTTACTTTCCGTTTGCTGGCGAATATGTTCAGTCACGAAAGAGGTGAAAAACTATGTCTTAATTCTAAAGATGAGATATTGAAACTTCTATCAGAGTTGGAGTCACTTACAAACAAAAATAATCAG GTGGCAATTTCAACATATATATTGAATTTAACTGTGGCTctgaataaatataatgataCTCTCGGTAAAACACAATGTTTAAATGCAATGTTCTCTGTGTTACCACGTTTAAACGAGCCTGAAGCAGTGTTCAGAACTCTTGTTGCAATGGGAACGCTTTTAAGTACAACATCAAATTCAGAAgatcaaaataatttaataaaagcaGTACGACAATCGGAAGTTGCGTTAAATATACTTCAAACTATGTCAGAAATTCGAGTTCCAACAAACAAGCTAGCAAATTGTTCGAAACAGATAAtcagtttaattatttaa